One genomic segment of Helianthus annuus cultivar XRQ/B chromosome 14, HanXRQr2.0-SUNRISE, whole genome shotgun sequence includes these proteins:
- the LOC110924215 gene encoding component of gems protein 1-like: protein MDEDTDLVEPASGTPNHPIEISDGSSFHGSPYRGPDSYQARFNQYEWYFTPSEHSSPYQQQQQQQQQDPSMDSRFVAPAHTHYNYASVDPYQEAWDYNARHPEGPYGGLWTTGYPTYGYQHPPPPQPLYQPPQPQLIPPERQQEVLERLNQVEQEVREDRRE, encoded by the exons atggatgaagacacggatctTGTGGAGCCCGCGTCCGGAACAccaaaccaccccatcgaaatctccgatgggtcatcaTTTCACGGATCACCCTATCGTGGTCCCgatagttaccaggcgaggtttaaccagtacGAGTGGTATTTTACCCCGTCCGAGCATTCGTCTCcttatcagcagcagcagcagcaacagcagcaggatccttctatGGATTCTCGTTTTGTGGCA ccggcgcATACTCATTACAACTATGCTAGCGTGGACCCGTAtcaggaggcatgggactacaatgctcgtcacccagagggaccATATGgaggtctttggaccactggttatcCAACTTATGGATACCAgcatccgccacctcctcaacctctataccagccgccgcagccgcagctaaTCCCGCCAGAGCGTCAGCAGGAGGTTCTCGAGAGACTGAACCAAGTTGAGCAAGAAGTTCGGGAAGACCGTAGGGAATGa
- the LOC110923467 gene encoding uncharacterized protein LOC110923467, which yields MAGSDEVNSRPVENHENARIQLTGAELQALVDNAVTRALDRQNNESSETQSRTLSIPPSKSKTHSESHSKPPSVQPKSKKDESKKDDDRHSSNHSSVPHKKIVFDDAPLRQRSLRIADAEKRKREDDGSRRSEKKRKGSSDHKKGSGFKKNDQQTGDKPKCKVCKKHHFGRCKLESRSQSQPKACGICKSLDHKALDCKKIKDATCYNCNEKGHLRTNCPKLAKKADEGKKTNARKPKIEDIPVISEYP from the exons atggcggggtcggacGAGGTGAACAGTCGTCCGGTAGAGAACCACGAGAACGCCAGAATACAGCTGACtggtgcagagttgcaagcactaGTGGACAACGCTGTTACAAGAGCTTTAGATCGTCAGAACAATGAGTCTTCTGAGACTCAAAGTAGAACCCTGTCCATACCACCCTCAAAGTCAAAGACTCATTCGGAGAGtcacagcaagccaccttctgtccaacccaagtctaagAAGGATGAGTCTAAGAAAGACGATGATAGACACTCCTCGAACCATAGCAGTGTTCCACATAAGAagattgtgtttgatgatgccccac TCAGACAGAGATCGCTGAGAATTGCGGATGCCGAGAAAAGAAAACGAGAAGATGACGGTTCGCGACGCTCAGAGAAGAAGCGCAAGGGAAGCagcgaccacaagaaagggtcgggattcaagAAGAATGATCAACAGACGGGTGATAAACCCAAGTGTAaagtttgcaagaagcaccactttgggaggtgcaAGCTTGAATCGAGATCCCAATCTCAGCCGAAGgcgtgtgggatttgcaagtcattGGACCACAAGGCACTGGACTGTAAGAAAATAAAGGATGCCACGTGCTATaactgtaatgaaaaggggcatctGAGGACAAACTGCCCAAAGCTTGCAAAGAAGGCTGAtgagggaaagaagaccaatgctagg aagcccaagattgaggaCATTCCCGTTATATCGGAGTACCCTTAA